One window of the Leucobacter komagatae genome contains the following:
- the uvrB gene encoding excinuclease ABC subunit UvrB yields METTRSVRPFEVVSEYEPSGDQPQAIEQLASRINAGETDIVLLGATGTGKSATTAWLIEQVQRPTLILAHNKTLAAQLANEFRELMPNNAVEYFVSYYDYYQPEAYVPQTDTFIEKDSSVNAEVERLRHSTTNSLLSRRDVVVISTVSCIYGLGKPEEYYEAMVPLQVGDRLDRDVLLRRFVEMQYQRNDIEFVRGNFRVRGDTVEIIPMYEELAIRVEFFGDEIEALYYLHPLTGEVVKQVDSVSVFPGSHYVASREVMNRAMRDISTELEARSAELKSQNKLVEEQRLRMRTTFDLEMMEQIGFCSGIENYSMHMDGRVPGEAPHCLLDYFPDDFLVVIDESHVTVPQIGAMYEGDSSRKRTLVDHGFRLPSALDNRPLKFGEFKERVGQTVYLSATPGKYEMELADGVVEQIIRPTGLVDPEIVVKPSEGQIDDLLEEVRRRVERDERVLVTTLTKKMAEQLTTFMEEAGVQVRYLHSDVDTLRRVELLTELRAGVFDVLVGINLLREGLDLPEVSLVAILDADKEGFLRSSTSLIQTIGRAARNVSGEVHMYADRITPSMQLAIEETNRRREIQVEYNTKHGIDPKPLRKKIGDITEVLNREAADTDEVLANRTSRHAQKGSPQRAKGKAASRAGAIGAEGADKLEEIIADLTSQMLLAAEELKFELAARLRDEVSEMKRELRSMDAAGHI; encoded by the coding sequence ATGGAAACTACCCGCAGCGTTCGCCCGTTCGAGGTCGTCAGTGAGTACGAGCCGAGTGGAGATCAGCCGCAGGCGATTGAGCAGCTCGCGAGCCGAATCAACGCGGGAGAGACCGACATTGTGCTGCTCGGCGCCACGGGCACCGGCAAGTCTGCGACGACGGCGTGGCTGATCGAGCAGGTGCAGCGCCCGACACTCATTCTCGCCCACAACAAGACCCTCGCGGCGCAGCTCGCAAACGAGTTCCGTGAGCTCATGCCCAACAATGCCGTCGAGTACTTTGTTTCGTACTACGACTACTACCAGCCCGAGGCCTACGTGCCGCAGACCGACACATTCATTGAGAAGGACTCGTCGGTGAACGCCGAGGTCGAGCGCCTGCGCCACTCGACGACGAACTCGCTGCTCAGCCGCCGCGACGTCGTCGTGATCTCGACGGTCTCGTGCATCTACGGCCTCGGTAAGCCTGAGGAGTACTACGAGGCGATGGTGCCGCTGCAGGTCGGCGATCGCCTCGACCGCGATGTGCTGCTGAGGCGGTTCGTCGAGATGCAGTACCAGCGCAACGACATCGAATTCGTGCGCGGAAACTTCCGCGTGCGCGGCGACACCGTCGAGATCATTCCGATGTATGAAGAGCTCGCTATCAGGGTCGAGTTCTTCGGCGATGAGATCGAGGCGCTGTACTACCTGCACCCGCTCACCGGTGAGGTCGTCAAGCAGGTCGACAGCGTGTCAGTGTTCCCCGGGTCGCACTACGTCGCGAGCCGCGAAGTCATGAACCGGGCCATGCGTGACATTTCGACTGAGCTGGAAGCCCGCTCGGCAGAGCTGAAGTCGCAGAACAAGCTCGTCGAGGAGCAGCGCTTGCGCATGCGCACAACGTTTGACCTCGAGATGATGGAGCAGATCGGTTTCTGCTCGGGCATCGAGAACTATTCGATGCACATGGATGGGCGCGTGCCGGGGGAGGCGCCGCACTGCCTACTCGATTACTTCCCCGACGACTTCCTCGTCGTGATCGACGAGTCGCACGTCACGGTGCCGCAGATCGGCGCGATGTACGAGGGTGACTCGTCGCGAAAGCGCACGCTCGTCGACCACGGCTTCCGCCTCCCGAGCGCCCTCGATAACCGCCCGCTGAAGTTTGGCGAGTTCAAAGAGCGCGTCGGGCAGACCGTGTACCTGTCGGCGACGCCCGGAAAGTACGAGATGGAGCTCGCTGACGGCGTTGTCGAGCAGATCATCCGCCCGACCGGGCTCGTCGACCCCGAGATCGTCGTCAAGCCCTCCGAGGGGCAGATCGACGACCTGCTCGAAGAGGTTCGCCGCAGGGTCGAGCGCGATGAACGCGTGCTCGTGACGACGCTCACGAAGAAGATGGCCGAGCAGCTCACGACGTTCATGGAAGAGGCCGGGGTCCAGGTCCGCTACCTGCACTCCGACGTCGACACGCTGCGTCGCGTCGAGCTACTCACGGAGCTGCGAGCCGGCGTGTTCGACGTGCTCGTCGGCATCAACCTGCTCCGCGAGGGCCTCGACCTGCCCGAGGTCTCGCTCGTCGCGATCCTCGACGCTGACAAAGAGGGCTTCCTCCGCTCGTCGACCTCGCTCATTCAGACGATCGGCCGCGCGGCGCGAAACGTGTCAGGCGAGGTCCACATGTACGCCGACAGAATCACGCCGTCGATGCAGCTCGCAATCGAGGAGACGAACCGCCGCCGTGAGATTCAGGTGGAATACAACACGAAGCACGGCATCGACCCGAAGCCGCTGCGCAAGAAGATCGGCGACATCACCGAGGTGCTCAACCGCGAGGCGGCCGACACTGACGAGGTGCTCGCGAATCGCACATCCCGCCACGCCCAAAAGGGATCACCGCAGCGCGCAAAGGGCAAAGCCGCATCGCGCGCCGGCGCGATCGGCGCGGAGGGCGCCGACAAGCTCGAGGAGATCATCGCCGACCTCACCTCGCAGATGCTGCTTGCGGCTGAGGAGCTGAAGTTCGAGCTCGCCGCTCGCCTGCGCGACGAAGTGTCAGAGATGAAGCGCGAGCTGCGAAGCATGGACGCCGCGGGCCACATCTAG
- a CDS encoding alcohol dehydrogenase catalytic domain-containing protein yields the protein MRAVTYVRNNTVEVHDKPVPEIAPDEVLLRVGGAGVCHSDISIIAGGDDSPLVGSTLGHEVAGYVHALGADVSGWEVGDGAIVSLILSCGRCRECLAGRDNQCEVVAPRGSLAPLSPGIGSPGGMADFLAVKAHHLDPIGDLDPVTAAPLADAALTPMHAINTVRNRMTGDATVVLIGLGGLGHMALQILAATTGARVIALDTDPNKLAFAREHGADLAIPSDGDAAARILSETGGVGADVVLDFVGVQPTVNLAVAVVRGGGAIRFVGLGGGTFEYRAGAGAGLPWGVNIERAYGGTRSDMREVVALAQAGKISVEVVRYSLDDAPQAFDDLHHGKIAGRAVLIP from the coding sequence ATGCGCGCAGTGACCTACGTTCGAAACAACACCGTCGAGGTGCACGACAAGCCGGTTCCAGAAATCGCCCCGGATGAGGTGCTCTTGCGTGTCGGAGGCGCTGGCGTCTGCCATTCTGACATCAGCATTATCGCCGGCGGCGACGACAGCCCGCTCGTGGGAAGCACGCTCGGGCACGAAGTCGCGGGGTACGTCCACGCACTCGGCGCGGACGTGTCGGGCTGGGAGGTTGGCGACGGCGCGATCGTGTCACTTATTCTGTCGTGCGGCCGCTGCCGGGAGTGCCTCGCTGGGCGCGACAACCAGTGCGAGGTCGTCGCACCGCGTGGCAGCCTCGCTCCGCTCTCCCCGGGCATCGGCAGCCCCGGCGGGATGGCTGACTTCTTGGCCGTGAAGGCACACCATCTCGATCCGATCGGGGACCTGGATCCCGTCACAGCAGCCCCCCTCGCTGATGCAGCGCTCACACCAATGCACGCCATCAATACCGTGCGTAACCGCATGACCGGCGACGCGACCGTCGTGCTCATCGGGCTCGGTGGTCTCGGCCACATGGCCCTGCAGATACTCGCAGCGACGACCGGCGCGCGCGTCATCGCCCTCGATACTGACCCCAACAAGCTCGCGTTCGCACGCGAGCACGGCGCTGACCTCGCGATCCCGAGCGACGGCGACGCCGCTGCGCGGATCCTCTCGGAGACCGGGGGAGTCGGCGCCGACGTGGTGCTCGATTTCGTTGGCGTGCAGCCGACCGTGAACCTCGCCGTGGCCGTGGTGCGCGGCGGCGGCGCGATCCGCTTCGTCGGGCTCGGCGGCGGCACCTTCGAGTACCGAGCGGGCGCGGGCGCGGGGCTCCCGTGGGGCGTGAACATCGAGCGCGCGTACGGGGGCACGCGAAGCGATATGCGCGAGGTGGTTGCGCTTGCGCAGGCTGGCAAGATCTCCGTCGAGGTCGTGCGCTACTCGCTTGACGACGCACCGCAAGCGTTCGATGACCTGCACCACGGCAAGATCGCGGGCCGAGCGGTACTCATCCCGTAG
- a CDS encoding winged helix-turn-helix domain-containing protein: MTPAGATASLSAAEARRVSLAAQGFTNSRRMGVRRPFDSALSRLHVLQIDSVNVFSRSHYMPVFSRHGGYSQDRLDEHLWGSGEFTEYWAHEAAFIPVSDRPLFGWRMDDFRARHTRDGRWERLEPTIRAVRERLRADGPQLVRELEDGPREKRGPWWDWSDTKHAVEVLFAAGEVVAAGRESFQRRYALAEDIIPEAHLRSVARADAQRKLVSRAARSLGVGTLADIADYHRLKTPEARVAVAALVESGELVPVEVEGWLAKSGKPEQAWLHRDAAVPSRLAPDALLTPFDPVAWFRPRAERIHRFHYRIEIYTPKEKRQFGYYCLPLLVGGRLAGRIDLKADRAGNALLVQAAWQEPGAPRQTADVAASLLREAATWQGLSDIRLSGVGNLALRPD, encoded by the coding sequence ATGACACCCGCAGGAGCAACCGCCTCGCTCAGCGCAGCCGAGGCCCGCCGAGTCTCGCTCGCCGCGCAGGGGTTCACGAACTCAAGACGCATGGGTGTGCGACGCCCGTTCGACTCGGCCCTGTCGCGCTTGCACGTGCTGCAGATCGACTCCGTGAACGTGTTCTCACGCAGCCACTACATGCCGGTGTTCTCCCGCCACGGGGGATACTCGCAAGACCGGCTCGACGAGCACCTCTGGGGGAGCGGCGAGTTCACGGAGTATTGGGCGCACGAGGCCGCGTTCATTCCCGTGTCCGACAGGCCGCTTTTCGGCTGGCGCATGGATGACTTTCGTGCCCGGCACACCCGCGACGGCCGCTGGGAGCGCCTCGAGCCCACCATCCGGGCGGTGCGGGAGCGCTTGCGGGCCGACGGCCCCCAGCTCGTCAGGGAACTCGAGGATGGCCCGCGTGAGAAGCGCGGCCCCTGGTGGGACTGGAGCGACACCAAGCACGCCGTCGAGGTACTGTTCGCCGCCGGGGAGGTTGTCGCTGCGGGCCGCGAGTCCTTTCAGCGGCGCTACGCGCTTGCCGAGGACATCATTCCCGAGGCGCACCTCCGGTCTGTCGCTCGCGCTGACGCACAACGTAAACTCGTTTCGCGGGCGGCTCGCTCACTCGGCGTCGGCACACTCGCAGATATTGCGGACTACCACCGCTTGAAGACCCCCGAAGCCCGGGTCGCCGTTGCTGCGCTCGTCGAGTCGGGTGAGCTCGTTCCCGTCGAGGTCGAGGGGTGGCTCGCGAAGTCTGGGAAGCCTGAGCAGGCCTGGCTCCACCGCGACGCCGCTGTGCCATCGCGACTCGCCCCGGACGCGCTGCTCACGCCCTTCGACCCGGTTGCGTGGTTCCGGCCCCGCGCCGAGCGGATCCACAGGTTCCACTACCGGATAGAGATCTACACGCCGAAGGAGAAGCGTCAGTTCGGCTATTACTGCCTGCCGCTCCTTGTGGGCGGGCGCCTCGCGGGTCGGATCGACCTCAAGGCCGACCGCGCCGGTAACGCGCTGCTCGTGCAGGCGGCCTGGCAAGAGCCCGGCGCGCCGCGCCAGACGGCGGACGTGGCCGCCTCGCTCCTGCGTGAGGCTGCAACCTGGCAGGGGCTTTCCGATATTCGATTGTCAGGCGTCGGCAATCTCGCACTCAGGCCTGACTAA
- a CDS encoding siderophore-interacting protein: MTAPATATRQRPARPQIVLEVKERVQLSPHLVRIVAHGPAMAEVDAGGHTDAYSKMLFRQPGSDIAPPYDLDALRDELGADLVPSTRTYTVRRVDHEAGELWIDFVVHGTEGVAGPWADSAQPGDPVVLRGIGGGYAPDPSADWHLLAGDESAIPAIASALEAMPADAVGDCFIEVGGEADVLELAAPLGISVTWLFRGAAEAGTSSVLVDAVRAAPWRPGRVQVFVHGERGAMKALRPYFTDERDLERAQLSLSPYWAYGRREDRFQAEKREAIGQI; this comes from the coding sequence ATGACCGCTCCTGCTACAGCTACGCGCCAGCGCCCCGCTCGGCCCCAGATTGTGCTCGAGGTGAAGGAGCGTGTGCAGCTCAGCCCCCACCTCGTGCGCATTGTGGCGCACGGCCCAGCGATGGCTGAGGTCGACGCGGGCGGGCACACCGACGCCTACAGCAAGATGCTCTTCAGGCAGCCCGGCAGTGACATCGCGCCACCCTACGACCTCGATGCGCTCCGCGATGAGCTCGGCGCTGACCTCGTTCCCTCAACTCGCACCTACACCGTTCGGCGGGTTGACCACGAGGCGGGCGAACTCTGGATCGACTTCGTCGTTCACGGCACCGAGGGCGTGGCTGGCCCCTGGGCAGACTCGGCCCAGCCTGGAGACCCGGTCGTGCTGCGCGGTATCGGCGGTGGCTACGCGCCAGACCCGAGCGCAGACTGGCACCTGCTTGCGGGCGACGAGTCCGCGATCCCGGCGATCGCCTCGGCGCTCGAAGCAATGCCCGCCGACGCAGTTGGCGACTGCTTCATTGAGGTTGGTGGCGAGGCCGACGTGCTCGAACTTGCTGCACCGTTGGGAATCTCAGTGACCTGGTTGTTCCGCGGCGCTGCGGAGGCCGGCACGTCGTCCGTGCTTGTTGACGCTGTCCGGGCTGCACCGTGGCGCCCCGGGCGCGTGCAGGTCTTCGTGCACGGCGAGCGTGGAGCGATGAAGGCCCTCAGGCCCTACTTCACGGATGAGCGTGACCTCGAGCGCGCACAGCTGTCGCTCTCCCCCTACTGGGCCTACGGTAGGCGCGAGGACCGCTTCCAGGCCGAGAAGCGGGAGGCGATCGGTCAGATCTAG
- the ilvD gene encoding dihydroxy-acid dehydratase, with translation MPTYRSFTVTHGRNMAGARALLRAAGVNGADLGRKPIIAVANSFTEFVPGHTHLAPVGRIVSDAIIEAGGIPREFNTIAVDDGIAMGHGGMLYSLPSRDLIADSVEYMVEAHCADALICISNCDKITPGMLLAALRLNIPTVFVSGGPMESGRAVLANGMVRTLDLVDAISDAVNDKISDEDMLKIEESACPTCGSCSGMFTANSMNCLTEAIGLSLPGNGSTLATHTARKALYENAGKTIVEITRRHYDDDDYSVLPRNIATPEAFGNAMALDIAMGGSTNTILHLLAAAHEAGVDFGLDEIDAVSRRVPCLAKVAPNVANGKTYYMEDVHRAGGIPALLGELRRGGLLDENVHTVHSQTLGEWLDEWDVRGGKASDEAFELWHAAPGGVRSSTAFSQSERWRDLDLDQENGCIHSVEHAYSKDGGLAVLRGNIAVDGAVVKTAGVDESIWTFSGPAVVCESQDEAVEKILNKQVNEGDVVVIRYEGPKGGPGMQEMLYPTSFLKGRGLGKKCALITDGRFSGGTSGLSIGHISPEAASGGIIALVEDGDTISIDIPTRALTLDVPEAELERRRAALEAAGGYRPKNRVRHVSDALRAYAAFAQSADKGAVRVIPETI, from the coding sequence ATGCCCACGTATCGCTCTTTTACAGTCACTCACGGCCGCAACATGGCCGGTGCCCGCGCGCTCTTGCGCGCCGCCGGCGTGAACGGCGCCGACCTCGGCAGAAAGCCCATCATCGCCGTTGCGAACTCGTTCACCGAGTTCGTCCCGGGTCACACGCACCTCGCCCCGGTCGGGCGCATCGTCTCAGACGCAATCATCGAAGCAGGCGGCATCCCGCGCGAGTTCAACACCATCGCCGTCGACGACGGCATCGCGATGGGGCACGGTGGCATGCTGTACTCGCTGCCGTCACGTGACCTCATCGCAGACTCCGTCGAGTACATGGTCGAGGCGCACTGCGCCGACGCGCTCATCTGCATCTCGAACTGCGACAAGATCACTCCGGGCATGTTGCTCGCCGCCCTGCGCCTGAACATCCCGACAGTCTTCGTGTCGGGCGGGCCCATGGAGTCGGGCCGCGCGGTGCTCGCGAACGGCATGGTGCGCACGCTCGACCTCGTCGACGCAATCTCCGACGCCGTCAACGACAAGATCTCCGACGAGGACATGCTGAAGATCGAGGAGTCGGCATGCCCGACCTGCGGGTCGTGCTCGGGCATGTTCACGGCGAACTCGATGAACTGCCTGACCGAGGCGATTGGGCTGTCACTCCCGGGCAACGGTTCGACGCTCGCGACCCACACCGCGCGCAAGGCGCTGTACGAAAACGCCGGCAAGACGATCGTGGAGATCACCCGGCGTCACTACGACGACGATGACTACAGCGTGCTCCCCCGCAACATCGCGACGCCCGAGGCGTTCGGCAACGCGATGGCGCTCGACATCGCGATGGGCGGGTCGACGAACACGATCCTGCACCTGCTCGCCGCAGCCCACGAGGCGGGCGTTGACTTCGGCCTCGACGAGATCGATGCAGTCTCGCGGCGCGTGCCCTGCCTCGCGAAGGTGGCGCCCAACGTCGCGAACGGCAAGACCTATTACATGGAGGACGTGCACCGGGCCGGGGGCATCCCCGCGCTGCTCGGCGAGCTGCGCCGCGGCGGCCTGCTCGACGAGAACGTCCACACCGTGCACTCGCAGACCCTCGGCGAGTGGCTCGACGAGTGGGACGTGCGGGGCGGCAAGGCCTCCGACGAGGCGTTCGAGCTCTGGCACGCGGCGCCCGGCGGGGTGCGCTCGTCGACGGCTTTCTCGCAGTCCGAGCGGTGGCGAGACCTCGACCTTGATCAGGAGAACGGCTGCATCCACTCGGTCGAACACGCCTACTCGAAGGACGGCGGCCTCGCGGTGCTGCGCGGCAACATTGCCGTCGACGGCGCTGTCGTGAAGACCGCTGGCGTTGACGAGTCGATCTGGACGTTCTCGGGTCCGGCCGTCGTGTGCGAGTCGCAGGACGAGGCGGTCGAGAAGATCCTCAACAAGCAGGTGAACGAGGGCGACGTCGTTGTGATTCGCTACGAGGGCCCGAAGGGCGGGCCTGGCATGCAGGAGATGCTGTACCCGACCTCGTTCCTCAAGGGGCGCGGGCTCGGCAAGAAGTGTGCGCTCATCACCGACGGCCGCTTCTCGGGCGGCACCTCCGGTCTCTCGATTGGCCACATCTCTCCCGAGGCAGCGAGCGGCGGAATCATCGCGCTCGTGGAGGATGGCGACACCATCTCGATCGATATCCCGACGCGGGCGCTCACGCTCGACGTTCCCGAGGCCGAGCTTGAGCGGCGCCGGGCCGCACTCGAGGCCGCCGGTGGCTACCGGCCGAAGAACAGGGTGCGCCACGTCTCAGACGCGCTGCGAGCGTACGCCGCGTTCGCCCAGTCTGCCGATAAGGGTGCCGTGCGGGTGATCCCCGAAACCATCTAG
- a CDS encoding DUF4233 domain-containing protein translates to MTTTPGQPQDGSDEELVLSPSEAAAHNSAMRISGATKGERSTRKALASIVLGFELIIVVLIGLTIFGLGITDPRWLGLVIGGVLALLCVVSLATIRFGEVGIRLGWVTHALMLATAFILPAALFVGGIFTALWVYCIVRGGKIDEQNAALRAQ, encoded by the coding sequence ATGACCACCACACCCGGCCAGCCGCAGGACGGATCCGACGAGGAGCTCGTCCTCTCGCCATCGGAGGCCGCCGCCCACAACTCGGCGATGCGCATCTCTGGCGCGACGAAGGGTGAACGCTCCACGCGCAAGGCGCTCGCCTCGATCGTGCTCGGCTTCGAACTCATCATCGTTGTGCTCATCGGGCTGACGATCTTCGGCCTCGGCATCACCGACCCGCGCTGGCTCGGCCTGGTGATCGGCGGGGTGCTCGCGCTCCTGTGCGTCGTGTCGCTCGCGACGATCCGCTTCGGCGAGGTCGGGATCCGGCTGGGCTGGGTGACCCACGCGCTCATGCTCGCGACCGCCTTCATCCTGCCCGCCGCGCTCTTTGTCGGCGGCATCTTCACGGCGCTGTGGGTCTACTGCATCGTGCGCGGCGGGAAGATCGACGAGCAGAACGCGGCGCTCCGCGCCCAGTAG
- a CDS encoding helix-turn-helix transcriptional regulator encodes MIRPRTARGQQLGEFLATKRRTQSRAALGLPPGNRRSETGLSREEVATLSGISVSWYTWLEQGREINASDQVLNAVARVLQLTEPETEYVHALASPGRAQVPPPPDEAPAHLLNLIRSFEFPAFILTSDWTIVGWNAGYEWLYGPIVAAPAEERNLLRIIYTDPRNRALLPNWERDSRSFLAEFRAESGVRLSSERHRALIESLTELSPEFREQWAEQTVSRFTSRLRTFTHPTDGELVFEHHRLVPSDAADMHVVIYAPVPETSVGSGSVAS; translated from the coding sequence ATGATTCGCCCACGCACAGCCCGCGGCCAACAGCTCGGAGAGTTTCTCGCCACCAAGCGGCGCACCCAGTCTCGCGCCGCACTCGGCCTGCCGCCGGGCAACCGCCGCAGCGAGACGGGCCTGAGCCGCGAAGAGGTTGCGACGCTCTCGGGGATCAGCGTGAGCTGGTACACCTGGCTCGAGCAGGGGCGCGAAATCAATGCCTCCGACCAGGTCTTGAACGCCGTCGCGCGCGTGCTCCAGCTCACCGAGCCGGAAACCGAGTACGTCCACGCCCTCGCCTCGCCGGGCCGGGCGCAGGTGCCGCCGCCACCTGACGAGGCGCCCGCCCACCTGCTGAACCTCATCCGCTCGTTCGAGTTTCCCGCGTTCATCCTGACGAGCGATTGGACGATTGTCGGGTGGAACGCCGGGTACGAGTGGCTCTACGGGCCGATCGTCGCGGCGCCGGCGGAGGAACGCAATCTGCTGCGCATCATCTACACCGACCCTCGCAACCGCGCGCTGCTGCCAAACTGGGAGCGCGACAGCCGAAGCTTTCTCGCCGAGTTCAGAGCGGAGTCGGGCGTGCGTCTGAGCTCGGAGCGGCACCGGGCGCTCATCGAGTCGCTGACCGAGCTCAGCCCCGAGTTTCGAGAGCAGTGGGCAGAGCAGACAGTGAGCCGCTTTACGTCACGGCTGCGCACGTTTACTCACCCGACCGACGGGGAACTCGTGTTTGAGCACCACAGGCTCGTACCCTCAGACGCCGCTGACATGCACGTCGTGATCTACGCGCCGGTGCCAGAAACGTCGGTGGGTAGCGGTAGCGTGGCCTCATGA
- a CDS encoding VOC family protein, protein MSLTLDFIGIVTTDLAASLAFYRELGLEIPADADGEAHVEAVPPGGMRIGWDTLETIQGFDPAYEVPTGSHRVAFAFQAGSPAEVDTVFAKLTAGGATARVEPWDAFWGQRYATVMDPDGNAVDIYAPLPGS, encoded by the coding sequence ATGAGCCTGACACTTGACTTCATCGGAATCGTAACGACCGACCTCGCGGCCTCGCTCGCGTTCTACCGCGAGCTCGGACTCGAGATCCCCGCCGACGCCGACGGCGAAGCGCACGTCGAGGCGGTGCCTCCCGGTGGCATGCGGATCGGGTGGGACACGCTCGAGACCATCCAGGGGTTCGACCCCGCCTACGAAGTTCCGACGGGCAGCCACCGCGTCGCCTTTGCGTTCCAGGCCGGCTCGCCGGCGGAGGTCGATACGGTATTCGCGAAACTCACCGCTGGAGGCGCAACCGCGCGGGTCGAACCGTGGGATGCGTTCTGGGGGCAGCGATACGCGACTGTCATGGACCCCGACGGCAACGCCGTCGACATCTACGCACCGCTGCCGGGCTCGTAG
- the ndk gene encoding nucleoside-diphosphate kinase, with the protein MSTEQTLILVKPDGVARGLTGEILRRIEAKGYTITGLRMLTPSRELLAAHYEEHEGKPFYEPLIEFMSSGPVVAVRAEGERVIEGFRSIAGATDPTVAAPGTIRGDLGRDWGLAVQQNLVHGSDSTLSAERELGLWFA; encoded by the coding sequence ATGTCCACCGAGCAAACACTCATCCTCGTCAAGCCTGACGGAGTCGCCCGCGGGCTGACCGGCGAGATCCTGCGCCGCATCGAAGCGAAGGGCTACACGATCACCGGCCTGCGCATGCTGACCCCGAGCCGCGAGCTGCTGGCCGCGCACTACGAGGAGCACGAGGGCAAGCCGTTCTACGAGCCGCTCATCGAGTTCATGAGCTCAGGGCCCGTCGTCGCTGTCCGCGCGGAGGGCGAGCGCGTTATCGAGGGCTTCCGCTCGATCGCGGGCGCGACCGACCCCACAGTCGCCGCTCCCGGCACCATCCGTGGCGATCTCGGCCGCGACTGGGGCCTCGCCGTGCAGCAGAACCTCGTACACGGGTCGGACTCGACCCTCTCGGCTGAGCGCGAGCTCGGCCTCTGGTTCGCGTAA
- a CDS encoding DIP1984 family protein, with product MKLAEALALRGDTQKRIAQLRSRIVANARHQEGDTPVEDAAALLAEAELAAGELEALVRSINATNSAIKLEIAPKSPSGGRRRQQSGAATTAQVTMTDALARRDGLRLRHSILVEAADAAQDQGVYRQMRSELRQVSVLPVPELRGQADVLARELRKARSSPSRAPLRQSTTSHTRVGTDSTSGHTPRQTGNSGS from the coding sequence GTGAAACTCGCAGAAGCGCTTGCGCTCCGCGGCGATACGCAGAAACGAATCGCGCAGTTGCGCTCGCGCATTGTTGCGAACGCGCGTCACCAGGAGGGTGACACTCCCGTTGAGGACGCGGCAGCGCTGCTGGCGGAGGCCGAGCTCGCTGCGGGTGAGCTCGAGGCGCTCGTCCGGAGCATCAACGCAACGAACTCGGCGATCAAGCTTGAGATCGCCCCCAAATCTCCGAGTGGCGGCCGGCGCCGCCAGCAGAGTGGCGCCGCCACCACCGCGCAGGTGACCATGACCGACGCGCTTGCGCGCCGGGATGGCCTGCGCTTACGCCACTCGATCCTTGTCGAGGCCGCCGACGCGGCGCAGGATCAGGGCGTGTACCGTCAGATGCGCTCGGAGCTGCGGCAGGTGTCGGTGCTTCCCGTTCCCGAGCTTCGAGGGCAGGCTGACGTACTCGCGCGGGAGCTGCGCAAGGCTCGATCTTCGCCTAGCCGGGCACCGCTTCGGCAATCCACAACTTCACACACGCGAGTCGGTACCGACTCGACCAGCGGGCACACCCCGCGCCAGACGGGCAACTCTGGCTCTTAG